One genomic region from Spiroplasma endosymbiont of Polydrusus cervinus encodes:
- a CDS encoding ABC transporter permease, protein MRSDDIKILKIKPIKRSVLKDQNNDQQDLFLSNKKATFLQNENSHFFKNNYYSSFALPQNQIADQNNDLNAVIQQARNITLNLDNPDALNILHNQTEKLKQEKINFHQRLNKIKSTFDEKDPLYNEKYLHEPPVIIKKINLINFNNKNNTVVGNDPAEKKIERVVLEEQARAVAQKIMQKDQQKKSQSLTNPVDNNQRRASKPLFPKHLSNFSSSKATQKKDVFFTQSYNKPPLPKAIILPKEEDKISSKLLKGAGELNQDNSFAVTGKEMLKAKQDINFLMPSEQNRQLYDETETMEWDITKRPNLGVEQTTNKYYHQEEKKPQQAETFQMLQGKENYQKEILRAVELEEIDGTYQIDNFYAKLFNSNINEHALNQKGKIKTKKIRGKKKKQLNPNEEKLAKKQAKFSVQATTIFNNNYQVQQLSNGRQRITKINKNNIIKWRYPIILAARLMAIIGLIALCSTFLLFNNWVNNSALDLYNFIEVNFGKLDFIAVKHHYFFINRIFMLTLIGIYAVIGIFPFCLVSNFKMQLYCFLPLNLIFLCGVIGIALYGYFFMNINFNWINNILQIISYSFLLLANLLMVIGIFSCIL, encoded by the coding sequence ATGCGAAGTGATGATATTAAAATTTTAAAAATTAAACCAATTAAAAGAAGTGTTCTTAAAGACCAAAATAATGATCAACAAGACCTTTTTTTAAGCAATAAAAAAGCAACTTTTTTGCAAAATGAAAATAGTCATTTTTTTAAAAATAATTATTATTCATCATTTGCTTTGCCTCAAAATCAAATTGCTGACCAAAATAATGATTTAAATGCTGTAATACAACAAGCTCGTAACATAACTTTAAATTTAGATAATCCTGATGCTTTAAATATTTTACATAATCAAACGGAGAAATTAAAACAAGAAAAGATAAATTTTCATCAGCGCTTAAATAAGATTAAATCAACTTTTGATGAAAAAGATCCTTTGTATAATGAAAAATATTTGCATGAACCCCCAGTAATAATAAAAAAGATTAATTTAATAAATTTTAATAATAAGAATAATACTGTTGTTGGGAATGACCCTGCGGAAAAAAAAATTGAACGAGTAGTTTTGGAAGAACAAGCTCGTGCTGTTGCTCAGAAAATAATGCAAAAGGATCAGCAAAAAAAGAGTCAGTCATTAACTAATCCTGTTGATAATAATCAAAGAAGAGCATCAAAGCCTCTTTTTCCAAAACATTTGTCTAATTTTTCTTCATCAAAAGCAACACAAAAAAAAGATGTTTTTTTTACCCAGAGTTATAATAAGCCCCCCTTACCAAAAGCAATTATTTTGCCAAAAGAAGAAGATAAAATATCATCTAAGTTATTAAAAGGGGCAGGTGAATTAAATCAAGATAATAGTTTTGCTGTTACGGGGAAAGAAATGTTAAAAGCAAAGCAAGACATTAATTTTCTTATGCCTTCAGAACAAAATAGACAATTGTATGATGAGACTGAGACAATGGAATGAGATATCACAAAGCGTCCCAATTTAGGTGTAGAGCAGACAACTAATAAATATTATCATCAGGAAGAAAAGAAACCCCAACAAGCAGAAACTTTCCAAATGTTACAAGGAAAGGAAAATTATCAAAAAGAAATTCTGCGAGCAGTAGAACTTGAAGAAATAGATGGAACTTATCAGATTGATAATTTTTATGCGAAGTTATTTAATTCTAATATTAATGAACATGCATTAAACCAAAAAGGAAAAATTAAAACTAAGAAAATTAGGGGAAAAAAGAAAAAACAGCTTAATCCTAATGAGGAAAAGTTAGCAAAGAAACAAGCAAAATTTTCTGTGCAAGCAACAACAATATTTAATAATAATTATCAAGTTCAACAATTATCAAATGGTCGCCAGCGAATTACTAAAATTAATAAAAATAACATTATTAAGTGACGATATCCAATTATTTTAGCCGCCCGTTTGATGGCGATTATTGGTTTAATTGCATTATGCAGTACTTTTTTATTATTTAATAATTGAGTTAATAATTCAGCATTAGATTTATATAATTTTATTGAAGTTAATTTTGGGAAACTTGATTTTATTGCTGTTAAGCACCATTATTTTTTCATAAATCGAATTTTTATGTTAACTTTAATTGGCATTTATGCGGTGATTGGTATTTTTCCATTTTGTTTGGTATCGAATTTTAAGATGCAACTTTATTGCTTTTTACCATTAAATTTAATATTTTTGTGTGGGGTGATTGGTATCGCTTTATATGGGTATTTTTTTATGAATATTAACTTTAATTGAATTAACAATATTCTGCAAATTATTAGTTATAGTTTTTTACTGTTAGCAAATCTTTTAATGGTGATCGGAATTTTTAGTTGTATACTGTAA
- a CDS encoding DDE-type integrase/transposase/recombinase translates to MKENNIQAEYVKRMRRKILIKQNRNKNIIKYPDLVNRNFNDIKERFSILFTDVTYLIWNGKKHYQSTILDGYTKEIIDVKWSKFNNNKLVIDNLNDAINKIKKIKKDLNKIIIHSDHGYQYTSKDYNSKCLDNKIIISMGKNYHCADNIIIESFHSLLKKGTIHNKNYKSHNEYINDVKKLNKWYSNQKEKYIINESL, encoded by the coding sequence ATGAAAGAAAATAATATTCAAGCTGAATATGTAAAGCGTATGCGTAGAAAAATATTAATAAAACAAAATAGAAATAAAAATATAATTAAATATCCTGATTTAGTAAATCGTAATTTTAATGATATTAAAGAAAGATTTTCAATTTTATTTACTGATGTAACTTATTTAATTTGAAATGGTAAAAAACATTATCAATCAACAATACTTGATGGATATACTAAAGAAATTATTGATGTAAAATGATCAAAATTTAATAATAACAAACTTGTAATTGATAATTTAAATGATGCAATTAATAAAATTAAAAAAATAAAAAAAGATTTAAATAAAATAATAATTCATTCAGATCACGGATATCAATATACATCTAAAGATTACAATAGTAAATGTTTAGATAACAAAATTATAATTTCAATGGGTAAAAATTATCATTGTGCAGACAACATTATTATTGAGAGTTTTCATTCATTACTTAAAAAAGGAACAATCCATAATAAAAATTATAAATCTCATAATGAATATATTAATGATGTTAAAAAATTAAATAAATGATATTCAAACCAAAAAGAAAAATATATAATAAATGAAAGTTTGTAA
- a CDS encoding transposase family protein, whose protein sequence is MARKGQKFNKYTAYFRKMIVQEVKNNSISFIAKKYQINKKTVASWYENFKKGILNTNKGPKESFEKRDLNYYKVRYELLKKLHDFYN, encoded by the coding sequence ATGGCAAGAAAAGGACAAAAATTTAATAAATATACAGCATATTTTCGAAAAATGATAGTACAAGAGGTTAAAAATAATAGTATAAGTTTTATTGCAAAAAAATATCAAATTAATAAAAAAACTGTTGCTTCATGGTATGAAAATTTTAAGAAAGGAATTTTAAACACCAATAAAGGTCCAAAAGAATCATTTGAAAAAAGAGATTTAAACTATTACAAAGTTAGGTATGAATTACTAAAAAAGCTTCATGACTTTTACAATTAA
- a CDS encoding DDE-type integrase/transposase/recombinase: MKENNIQAEYVKRMRRKILIKQNRNKNIIKYPDLVNRNFNDIKERFSILFTDVTYLIWNGKKHYQSTILDGYTKKIIDVKWSKFNNNKLVIDNLNDAINKIKKIKKDLNKIIIHSDHEYQYTSKDYNSKCLDNKIIISMGKNYHCADNIIIESFHSLLKKGTIHNKNYKSHNEYINDVKKWNKWYSNQKEKYIINESL, translated from the coding sequence ATGAAAGAAAATAATATTCAAGCTGAATATGTAAAGCGTATGCGTAGAAAAATATTAATAAAACAAAATAGAAATAAAAATATAATTAAATATCCTGATTTAGTAAATCGTAATTTTAATGATATTAAAGAAAGATTTTCAATTTTATTTACTGATGTAACTTATTTAATTTGAAATGGTAAAAAACATTATCAATCAACAATACTTGATGGATATACTAAAAAAATTATTGATGTAAAATGATCAAAATTTAATAATAACAAACTTGTAATTGATAATTTAAATGATGCAATTAATAAAATTAAAAAAATAAAAAAAGATTTAAATAAAATAATAATTCATTCAGATCACGAATATCAATATACATCTAAAGATTACAATAGTAAATGTTTAGATAACAAAATTATAATTTCAATGGGTAAAAATTATCATTGTGCAGACAACATTATTATTGAAAGTTTTCATTCATTACTTAAAAAAGGAACAATCCATAATAAAAATTATAAATCTCATAATGAATATATTAATGATGTTAAAAAATGAAATAAATGATATTCAAACCAAAAAGAAAAATATATAATAAATGAAAGTTTGTAA
- a CDS encoding lipoprotein — protein sequence MYINYNILNILGVIGLTATSTTSLISCEKPNNSENGGVINQNPNHNNHQLEVIES from the coding sequence TTGTACATAAATTATAACATTTTAAATATTTTAGGAGTAATCGGATTAACAGCAACAAGTACAACATCATTAATTAGTTGCGAAAAACCAAATAATAGTGAAAACGGGGGGGTAATAAACCAGAACCCAAACCACAACAACCACCAGTTGGAAGTAATTGAAAGTTAA
- the rpmB gene encoding 50S ribosomal protein L28, producing MARKCEITGKRALSGNKRSHALNATHRKWNVNLQKVKIVVDGEVKTLRVATRTLKTLKRKGQIAK from the coding sequence ATGGCAAGAAAATGTGAAATTACTGGTAAAAGAGCTTTATCAGGAAATAAAAGATCACACGCTTTAAACGCAACCCATCGTAAATGAAATGTTAATTTACAAAAAGTAAAGATTGTTGTTGATGGTGAAGTTAAAACATTACGTGTTGCAACAAGAACTTTAAAAACATTAAAGCGTAAAGGTCAAATTGCGAAATAA
- a CDS encoding transposase, with protein sequence MTKKASWLLQLNKRKIVSFIKENINKYPLNLLLDITDLKRSYWDKYKNYSSNGKDSESLKNIVKVYEENLKQFDYCRITKYLKEDYGIVYNAKKVLRIMKENNIQAEYVKRMRRKILIKQNRNKNIIKYPDLVNRNFNDIDCTLFSKY encoded by the coding sequence ATTACTAAAAAAGCTTCATGACTTTTACAATTAAATAAAAGAAAAATTGTATCTTTTATCAAAGAAAACATTAATAAATATCCACTAAATTTATTACTTGATATAACAGATTTAAAGCGTAGTTATTGAGATAAATATAAAAATTATTCAAGTAATGGTAAGGATAGCGAATCATTAAAAAATATTGTAAAAGTCTATGAAGAAAATTTAAAACAATTTGATTATTGTCGAATTACCAAATATTTAAAAGAAGATTATGGCATTGTTTATAATGCTAAGAAAGTATTGCGAATTATGAAAGAAAATAATATTCAAGCTGAATATGTAAAGCGTATGCGTAGAAAAATATTAATAAAACAAAATAGAAATAAAAATATAATTAAATATCCTGATTTAGTAAATCGTAATTTTAATGATATAGACTGCACCCTGTTTAGTAAGTATTAA
- a CDS encoding Mbov_0395 family pilin-like conjugal transfer protein — MKANTVNLSGIIDVAIMWTNIVLGVILTLEVIFAGWKLIIILISIMRNTDNPEARANDLGALKWPIIVIIASLVVIAHN; from the coding sequence ATGAAAGCAAACACAGTAAATTTAAGTGGAATAATTGATGTTGCCATAATGTGAACTAATATTGTTTTGGGAGTAATTCTGACATTGGAAGTTATATTTGCAGGTTGAAAATTAATTATTATTTTAATTTCAATAATGCGAAATACCGATAACCCAGAGGCAAGAGCAAATGATTTGGGCGCTTTAAAATGACCAATTATAGTAATTATTGCTTCGTTGGTAGTAATTGCCCATAATTAA
- a CDS encoding DUF3196 family protein, producing the protein METPLNYYDELIYEIKELINNNNYDGAFMKINDELMMPYVPQHIEKKLTTLLEEVNAKIREQKSSETAVWTLAKISAILANPPNEETQLLAFQYLKDQNLRQILPVIRKYFLNKKVSDFAKIYLLYLLKKQEITEVFQVQKTNGVFNLDPTKIIPYKENDQVKVVMKLLDQWVYNDNSSLYHTCLYLLETYYYNLYPYFLKHNETRELAIAIIYQGHQMYGENITLQVLADQFKVQDKIVKKYVLYLAFANLHHN; encoded by the coding sequence ATGGAAACACCATTAAATTATTATGATGAGTTAATTTATGAAATTAAGGAATTAATTAATAATAATAATTATGATGGAGCCTTTATGAAAATTAATGATGAATTAATGATGCCTTATGTTCCACAACATATTGAAAAAAAATTAACAACCTTATTAGAAGAAGTTAATGCAAAAATCCGTGAACAAAAATCTAGCGAAACGGCTGTTTGAACATTAGCAAAAATTAGTGCTATTTTAGCAAATCCACCTAATGAAGAAACACAATTATTAGCTTTTCAATATTTAAAAGATCAAAATTTACGTCAAATTCTGCCAGTCATTCGTAAATATTTCCTTAATAAAAAGGTTTCTGATTTTGCTAAAATTTATTTATTATATCTTTTAAAAAAACAAGAAATCACTGAAGTATTTCAAGTTCAAAAAACAAATGGTGTTTTTAATTTAGATCCAACCAAAATTATCCCATATAAAGAGAATGACCAAGTTAAAGTTGTTATGAAATTATTAGATCAATGAGTTTATAACGATAATTCTAGTTTATATCATACTTGTTTGTATTTATTAGAAACATATTATTATAATTTATATCCTTATTTTTTAAAACATAACGAAACAAGAGAATTAGCGATTGCGATTATATATCAAGGGCATCAGATGTATGGTGAAAACATAACATTACAAGTGTTGGCTGATCAATTTAAAGTGCAAGACAAAATAGTGAAAAAATATGTTCTTTATTTGGCATTTGCCAATTTACACCACAATTAG
- a CDS encoding inorganic diphosphatase → MSKNNILPIVVEIPKGSSNKYEYDLKTGRIILDRVLYGANFYPGEYGFIENTLDWDGDPLDVISLITYPTVPGCQINVRILGAINMIDNGEIDTKLMAVVADDPRFNHIQTLEDVPQAIRDEIENFFLQYKALQKKEVKINGWSGLDQALKEIKECQDRYLEYKDILNTKGKDTVMKIWKEKGLGQVVYCKTKS, encoded by the coding sequence ATGAGTAAAAATAATATTTTACCAATTGTTGTTGAAATCCCAAAAGGATCTAGCAATAAATACGAATATGATCTTAAAACGGGACGAATCATATTAGATCGAGTGTTATATGGTGCTAACTTTTATCCTGGCGAATATGGTTTTATTGAAAATACATTAGACTGAGATGGGGATCCGCTTGATGTGATTTCATTAATCACTTATCCAACTGTACCAGGTTGTCAAATTAATGTTCGAATTTTAGGAGCAATTAATATGATTGATAATGGGGAAATTGACACAAAATTAATGGCTGTTGTTGCCGATGACCCTCGTTTTAATCATATTCAAACTTTAGAAGATGTACCACAAGCTATTCGCGATGAAATTGAAAACTTCTTTTTACAATATAAAGCTTTACAAAAAAAAGAAGTTAAAATTAACGGTTGAAGTGGCTTAGACCAAGCTTTAAAAGAAATTAAAGAATGTCAAGACCGTTATTTAGAATATAAAGATATTTTAAATACTAAAGGCAAAGACACTGTGATGAAAATTTGAAAAGAAAAAGGATTAGGTCAAGTTGTATACTGTAAAACTAAATCATAA
- a CDS encoding deoxynucleoside kinase, with protein sequence MRITLAGVVGVGKSTVSKMLGEKHKYLVMDEPVEENPYLDQYYADPKGMAFKMQVYMIMARSKQLKQAKITSNIIFDRSILEDPIFVDVLYELGYMNKTDYKVYKEFYVVVVLQSLYLDENIKPELVVYLRVDPEIAMERISKRGRASEQNVGSAYWTLLNQKYEEWYERSKDKFNFLVIDANHKTPEEIVAIISEKLID encoded by the coding sequence ATGCGAATTACATTAGCAGGAGTTGTTGGAGTTGGAAAATCAACTGTTAGTAAAATGTTGGGGGAAAAGCATAAATATCTGGTAATGGATGAACCAGTCGAAGAAAATCCATATTTAGATCAGTATTATGCTGATCCAAAAGGGATGGCTTTTAAAATGCAAGTTTATATGATTATGGCCCGCAGTAAGCAATTAAAACAAGCAAAAATAACATCAAATATTATTTTTGATCGTAGTATTTTAGAAGACCCAATTTTTGTTGATGTTTTGTATGAACTAGGATATATGAATAAGACCGACTATAAAGTTTATAAAGAATTTTATGTTGTTGTTGTATTACAAAGTTTATATTTAGATGAAAATATCAAACCAGAATTAGTTGTTTATTTACGGGTTGATCCAGAAATAGCAATGGAGCGAATTAGTAAAAGAGGCCGTGCTAGTGAGCAAAATGTTGGTAGCGCTTATTGAACATTATTGAACCAGAAGTATGAGGAATGATATGAACGTTCAAAAGATAAGTTTAATTTTTTAGTTATTGATGCCAATCATAAAACACCAGAAGAGATTGTTGCCATAATTTCTGAGAAGCTAATTGATTAG
- a CDS encoding pseudouridine synthase: protein MERLQKVIAAKGYCSRRKAEELITQGRVKVNNVIVITLGTKIDKYDQIQIDNKILTDENSSKVYLMLNKPRNCVSTMHDPQHRKMVLSYIKGVPQRIYPVGRLDYDTSGLLLLTNDGEFTNIITHPSHIINKTYHVLVSRYLTKQELQQLAAGVEIEPGIITSQAQAKLIKYEETKDASILLLTIHEGRKHQVKKMIQAIGHEVIKLKRVAIGFLQLDEALKPGEWRYLKPKEIKRFFGIASHLKTK, encoded by the coding sequence ATGGAACGATTACAAAAAGTTATTGCTGCAAAAGGTTATTGTTCACGCCGAAAAGCAGAAGAATTAATTACACAGGGTCGAGTTAAAGTTAATAATGTTATTGTGATAACATTAGGAACAAAAATCGATAAATATGATCAAATTCAGATTGATAATAAAATCCTTACTGATGAAAATTCAAGTAAGGTTTATTTAATGTTAAATAAGCCCCGTAATTGTGTTTCAACAATGCATGACCCTCAACATCGAAAAATGGTGTTAAGTTATATTAAAGGGGTACCACAACGAATTTATCCAGTCGGACGATTAGACTATGATACTAGTGGTCTTTTACTATTGACTAATGATGGGGAATTTACTAATATTATTACGCACCCAAGTCATATTATTAATAAGACATATCATGTATTAGTTTCTCGTTATCTTACAAAACAAGAATTACAACAGTTAGCAGCTGGCGTTGAAATTGAGCCAGGAATTATAACAAGTCAAGCGCAAGCAAAATTAATAAAATACGAAGAAACAAAGGATGCTTCCATTCTTTTATTGACAATTCATGAAGGACGAAAGCATCAAGTTAAAAAAATGATTCAAGCGATTGGACATGAAGTTATTAAATTAAAACGCGTTGCAATTGGTTTTTTACAATTAGATGAAGCATTAAAACCTGGTGAATGACGTTATTTAAAACCGAAAGAGATTAAACGTTTTTTTGGAATAGCATCACATTTAAAAACAAAATAA
- the scpB gene encoding SMC-Scp complex subunit ScpB, whose translation MNVNKKMAVLEGLLFIRGDEGISLKEIAYILEISVVECEEVLTKLQTKYQTNEQRGLTITPFADKYRLTTKQEYYQFYLKLANNKMEARLSQAALETLAIVAYRGPISKPEIEELRGVNSDSVIAKLRARDLIDEAGKSELPGKPMTYHITEEFLKAFNLTSLSELPQIKETVVDNEQDLFK comes from the coding sequence ATGAATGTAAATAAAAAAATGGCTGTTTTAGAGGGGCTCTTATTTATTAGGGGCGATGAAGGAATTAGTTTAAAAGAAATCGCTTATATTCTTGAAATTTCTGTTGTTGAATGTGAAGAAGTTTTAACAAAATTACAAACAAAATATCAAACTAATGAGCAGCGAGGGTTGACAATAACGCCTTTTGCGGATAAATATCGTTTAACAACGAAACAAGAATATTACCAATTTTATTTAAAATTAGCTAATAATAAAATGGAAGCACGATTATCACAAGCAGCATTAGAAACATTAGCTATTGTTGCATATCGGGGACCAATTAGTAAACCAGAAATTGAAGAATTACGTGGTGTTAATTCAGATAGTGTTATTGCCAAATTACGCGCTCGTGATTTAATTGATGAAGCTGGAAAAAGTGAATTACCAGGGAAACCAATGACTTATCACATTACCGAAGAATTTTTAAAAGCTTTTAATTTAACTTCTTTATCGGAGCTGCCACAAATTAAAGAAACTGTGGTGGATAATGAACAGGATTTATTTAAATAA
- a CDS encoding segregation/condensation protein A, with product MLHLPRYEVKLDNFSGPLDLLLHLVKEKEMDLFTIKLTEITDQFLAYIGAMEQLNIEIASEYLTMASYLVETKTKLVLPKEEVKIDDNYEKDARNELISRLLEYKKIKEVSQYFKDQHQEGIRYLSKPRTIIKGNPIKDEDLLLSPKINIDKLTNSFLKMLERVNATKPLESKVVITEFSPEEMAERIMALLAQDDKEWTLEELLGNFTLSLQVFIACFIALLDLARHQKIEIEQYHHLEEIYIRPYLQKEGN from the coding sequence ATGTTACATTTACCGCGTTATGAAGTAAAACTTGATAATTTTTCAGGACCATTAGATTTGTTGTTACATTTAGTTAAGGAAAAAGAAATGGATCTTTTTACAATTAAGTTAACAGAAATTACTGACCAATTTTTAGCATATATTGGGGCCATGGAACAATTAAATATTGAAATTGCCTCGGAATATTTAACAATGGCAAGTTATTTAGTGGAAACAAAAACAAAGTTAGTGTTACCAAAAGAAGAAGTTAAAATTGATGATAATTATGAAAAAGATGCCCGGAATGAGTTAATTAGTCGTTTATTAGAATATAAAAAAATTAAAGAAGTTAGTCAATATTTCAAAGATCAGCATCAAGAAGGAATTCGTTATTTATCAAAACCACGGACAATTATTAAGGGTAATCCCATTAAAGACGAGGATTTACTATTATCACCCAAAATTAATATTGATAAATTAACGAATAGTTTTTTAAAAATGTTAGAACGAGTTAATGCAACAAAACCGTTAGAATCAAAAGTTGTTATTACTGAATTTTCACCAGAGGAAATGGCTGAGCGCATTATGGCTTTATTAGCCCAAGATGATAAAGAATGGACATTAGAAGAATTATTAGGTAATTTTACGTTATCATTGCAAGTTTTTATTGCTTGTTTTATTGCGTTGTTAGATTTAGCTCGGCACCAAAAAATTGAAATTGAGCAATACCACCATTTAGAAGAAATTTATATTAGACCATATTTACAGAAAGAGGGGAATTAA
- a CDS encoding lysophospholipid acyltransferase family protein yields the protein MVNIWKIILTWPRFLRTITKARSISKKIKHDPNIVSEEYRYHWLQKRTRYMLWVYDVKIIAHDRDNWIDKGCLMIANHQSNVDPVLLYALNDFNKIAPCAFIAKKELANDRPYKNFLTLIDVLFLDRENPRQALEVIKEANDLIRVPRTMVVFPEGTRNPSQEIGEFHAGSFKIAQKAHAPIIPVSIVNSYLIFNKKFKKRGKKYVHVVFHKPIKPDTFMTKPTELIANNVKQIIQKGIEQYQDVDHKKAYIEYKASLKKKNT from the coding sequence ATGGTAAATATTTGAAAAATTATTCTAACATGACCAAGATTTTTGCGAACAATTACTAAGGCAAGAAGTATTAGTAAAAAGATTAAACATGATCCAAATATTGTTTCAGAAGAATATCGTTATCATTGATTGCAAAAACGAACACGTTATATGTTATGAGTATATGATGTTAAAATAATTGCCCATGATCGGGATAATTGAATTGATAAAGGTTGTTTAATGATTGCAAATCATCAGTCAAATGTTGATCCAGTGTTATTGTATGCTTTAAATGATTTTAATAAAATAGCGCCATGTGCTTTTATTGCTAAAAAAGAATTAGCAAATGATCGGCCATATAAGAATTTTTTAACATTAATTGATGTTTTATTTTTAGACCGTGAAAATCCTCGTCAAGCCCTAGAAGTTATTAAAGAAGCTAATGACTTAATTCGTGTACCGCGAACAATGGTTGTTTTTCCCGAGGGAACACGTAATCCTAGCCAAGAAATTGGTGAATTCCATGCGGGAAGTTTTAAAATTGCCCAAAAAGCTCATGCACCAATTATTCCTGTTTCAATTGTCAATTCTTATCTAATTTTTAATAAAAAATTTAAAAAACGTGGGAAGAAGTATGTGCATGTTGTGTTTCATAAACCAATTAAACCCGATACATTTATGACAAAACCAACGGAGTTAATTGCTAATAATGTTAAACAAATTATTCAAAAAGGAATTGAGCAATATCAAGATGTGGATCATAAAAAAGCTTATATTGAATATAAAGCTTCATTAAAGAAAAAAAATACTTAA
- a CDS encoding dihydrofolate reductase, with protein sequence MIKLLWAMDKNNLIGKNNRLPWHINEELQHFKATTRGQTILFGRLTYEGIGHLLLNRKTLVLTTQPDYQINHPDVKVVTDLSAIINFYYQKPTEDIYICGGKQIYQVTLPVADELIISYIKGNYKGDTYFPKFDLIQFTLIKTAEYQQFVIKYYKRKEQN encoded by the coding sequence ATGATTAAGTTATTATGAGCAATGGATAAAAATAATTTAATTGGGAAAAATAATCGATTACCATGACATATCAATGAAGAATTGCAACATTTTAAAGCAACAACTCGTGGACAAACAATTTTATTTGGGCGTTTAACTTATGAAGGAATTGGTCATCTGCTTCTAAACCGCAAAACATTAGTTTTAACAACCCAACCAGATTATCAAATTAACCATCCGGATGTTAAAGTGGTAACTGATTTATCAGCAATTATTAATTTTTATTATCAAAAGCCAACAGAGGATATTTATATTTGTGGGGGTAAACAGATTTATCAGGTAACATTACCAGTTGCTGATGAATTAATTATTAGTTATATTAAAGGAAATTACAAAGGAGATACTTATTTTCCGAAATTTGATTTAATACAATTTACGTTAATTAAAACAGCCGAATATCAACAATTTGTAATAAAATATTATAAGAGAAAGGAACAAAATTAA